One stretch of Roseimicrobium sp. ORNL1 DNA includes these proteins:
- a CDS encoding sulfatase-like hydrolase/transferase, translating into MKPTFLIATFVAAAAGLLLPATASAESKKPNVLVILADDLGYGETSIQGNPQIPTPNIDSIGKNGVRFTSGYVSGPYCSPTRAGLFTGRYQQRFGHEFNPGPAQAAGQAVGLPVEEKTIGDRFKEAGYTTGWFGKSHLGYEPQFHPLKRGFDEFYGFLGGAHDYFDAGGDKANPILKGTEPVQSIEYTTESFAKEAVSFIDKNKEKPWFVYLPFNAVHGPLQATEKYLARFANIEDQKRRTFAAQLSAMDDAIGTVLEKIRAQGQEENTLIFFFADNGGPTPQTTSQNGPLRGFKAQTWEGGIRVAWLAQWKGHIPAGQVDDRPVIQLDILPTALAAVGVEAKPEWKLDGVNLLPYITGEKKDVPHDALYWRFGPQIAIRKGAWKLVKGANPESKPLDRRGGANVEGAELYNLDKDIGETNNLAASEPEKVKELAAEWEKWNSELVAPKWLPGNAGKKGGAGGKKRQAARTQVQSN; encoded by the coding sequence ATGAAACCTACATTCCTCATCGCCACGTTTGTGGCAGCCGCGGCAGGCCTTCTACTGCCGGCCACGGCCTCCGCTGAATCCAAGAAGCCCAATGTGCTCGTGATCCTCGCCGATGACCTCGGCTATGGTGAAACCAGCATCCAGGGCAATCCACAGATTCCCACGCCGAACATCGACAGCATCGGCAAGAACGGCGTTCGCTTTACGAGTGGCTATGTGAGTGGTCCGTATTGCAGCCCTACACGCGCAGGCCTCTTCACTGGCAGGTACCAGCAACGCTTTGGTCACGAGTTCAATCCCGGCCCTGCGCAAGCTGCAGGTCAGGCAGTAGGCCTGCCTGTGGAGGAGAAGACCATCGGCGATCGCTTCAAGGAAGCGGGCTATACCACGGGTTGGTTTGGCAAGTCCCATCTCGGCTATGAGCCGCAGTTCCATCCGCTGAAGCGCGGATTCGATGAGTTCTACGGCTTCCTAGGTGGCGCCCATGACTACTTCGATGCCGGTGGGGACAAGGCGAATCCCATTTTGAAGGGCACCGAGCCGGTACAGTCGATTGAGTACACCACAGAGTCATTCGCGAAGGAAGCAGTGTCCTTCATCGATAAGAACAAGGAGAAGCCCTGGTTCGTGTACCTGCCCTTCAATGCGGTGCATGGTCCTCTGCAGGCCACGGAGAAGTATCTCGCGCGCTTCGCAAACATCGAAGACCAAAAACGCCGCACCTTCGCTGCACAGCTCTCCGCCATGGATGATGCCATTGGCACTGTGCTGGAGAAGATTCGTGCGCAGGGTCAGGAAGAGAACACCCTTATCTTCTTCTTTGCCGACAACGGTGGTCCCACGCCACAAACCACTTCGCAGAATGGCCCGCTGCGTGGCTTCAAGGCGCAGACCTGGGAGGGTGGCATCCGTGTCGCCTGGCTGGCCCAGTGGAAGGGACACATCCCCGCAGGTCAGGTGGACGATCGCCCCGTCATTCAGCTCGACATCCTGCCCACCGCACTCGCAGCCGTGGGTGTGGAAGCGAAGCCGGAATGGAAGCTCGATGGGGTGAACCTGCTCCCCTACATCACGGGTGAGAAGAAGGACGTTCCGCATGATGCGCTCTACTGGCGCTTCGGTCCGCAGATCGCCATCCGTAAGGGAGCATGGAAACTGGTGAAGGGTGCCAATCCCGAATCGAAACCACTCGACCGACGTGGAGGCGCGAATGTGGAAGGTGCTGAACTCTACAATCTGGACAAGGACATCGGCGAAACGAACAACCTCGCCGCCAGCGAGCCTGAGAAGGTGAAGGAACTCGCGGCTGAGTGGGAGAAGTGGAACTCGGAACTAGTTGCGCCCAAGTGGCTTCCTGGAAACGCCGGCAAAAAAGGTGGCGCTGGTGGCAAGAAGCGTCAAGCGGCCCGGACTCAGGTGCAGTCTAACTAG
- a CDS encoding cysteine synthase A yields MPTYRGVDGHIGNTPLIRLNRLSDLTGCEILGKAEYMNPGGSVKDRAAWGIITDAEEKGLLTPGQTIVEGTAGNTGIGLTVIGSARGYKSVIVIPETQAPEKIVLLRTLGAEVRPVPAKPYKDPGNYNHVARRLAEENGWFWANQFDNTANRQAHYLTTGPEIWNQTEGTVDAFVASIGTGGTLAGSTQYLKEQKPGVLAVCADPYGAAMWSWFTQGNTDTDDGDSIAEGIGQGRVTKNVEGTTADAAYRIDDQTALTIINQLRREEGIFVGLSSGINVGGAVRLAKERGPGQTIVTILCDSGHKYQSKLYNHAWLAENGLDPNREIESIFS; encoded by the coding sequence ATGCCCACCTATCGCGGAGTCGACGGACACATTGGCAACACCCCGCTCATCCGCCTGAACAGGCTGTCCGACCTCACCGGCTGTGAGATCCTGGGCAAGGCGGAGTACATGAACCCCGGAGGATCCGTGAAGGATCGCGCCGCATGGGGGATCATCACGGATGCGGAAGAAAAGGGACTGCTGACTCCCGGGCAGACCATTGTGGAAGGCACTGCGGGGAATACGGGCATTGGCCTCACGGTCATCGGCTCGGCCCGAGGGTATAAGAGTGTCATTGTCATTCCCGAAACCCAGGCTCCAGAGAAGATCGTCCTCCTGCGCACGCTCGGTGCCGAGGTGCGGCCGGTGCCTGCGAAGCCTTACAAGGATCCCGGCAACTACAATCACGTCGCGCGTCGCCTTGCCGAAGAGAATGGCTGGTTCTGGGCGAATCAATTCGACAACACAGCCAATCGACAGGCCCACTATCTGACCACGGGTCCGGAAATCTGGAATCAAACGGAAGGTACGGTGGATGCCTTTGTCGCGTCCATCGGCACGGGAGGCACGCTTGCCGGCAGCACACAATATCTCAAGGAACAGAAGCCTGGTGTCCTCGCGGTATGCGCGGATCCCTACGGCGCGGCCATGTGGTCATGGTTCACCCAGGGCAACACGGATACGGATGATGGCGACTCCATCGCTGAAGGCATCGGTCAGGGGCGGGTAACCAAGAACGTCGAAGGTACGACTGCCGATGCTGCTTATCGTATCGACGATCAGACAGCACTGACTATCATCAATCAACTTCGCCGCGAGGAAGGCATCTTTGTGGGCCTCTCATCTGGCATTAATGTGGGTGGCGCAGTGAGGCTGGCGAAAGAACGCGGGCCGGGACAAACCATTGTCACCATCCTCTGCGACTCCGGGCACAAGTACCAGTCCAAGCTCTACAATCACGCCTGGCTGGCTGAGAATGGCCTGGACCCGAATCGCGAGATTGAGTCCATCTTCTCGTAA
- a CDS encoding sulfate ABC transporter substrate-binding protein yields the protein MNTRPLSHLDSRSLRTRRWLLGAALSSVLVPLSLHAAEQKLLNVSYDVTREFYKDYNDAFAKHWKTKTGNDVLVDQSHGGSSKQARAVLDGLSADVVTFNQSTDIDILVPTGLVAKDWATKFPNNAAPYTSTILFLVRKGNPKGIKDWNDLVKDGVQVVIPNPKTSGNGRYSYIGAWAYALKSEGGNEEKAKEFVGKLFKNVPVLDTGGRGATTTFAQNGIGDVLLTFENEVHLTLKELGADKFDIVVPSLSILAEAPVAVVEQVAKKNGTDELAKEYLSHLYSDEGQELAAKHYYRPRNADILKKHSDRFPEVKLVTIDEIAGGWANALKVHFKDGGVFDQIYQPR from the coding sequence ATGAACACACGCCCCCTTTCTCATCTCGATAGTCGATCTCTCCGCACGCGTCGCTGGCTGCTCGGCGCAGCCCTCTCCTCCGTTCTTGTTCCGCTTTCGCTGCATGCAGCGGAGCAGAAGCTGCTCAACGTGTCCTACGATGTGACGCGCGAGTTCTACAAGGACTACAACGATGCCTTCGCGAAGCATTGGAAGACCAAGACGGGCAATGATGTCCTTGTCGATCAATCTCATGGCGGCTCCTCAAAGCAGGCTCGTGCGGTGCTCGATGGACTGAGCGCGGACGTGGTCACGTTCAATCAAAGCACGGACATCGATATCCTGGTGCCCACTGGCCTCGTGGCAAAGGACTGGGCGACGAAGTTTCCCAACAACGCCGCTCCATACACCTCCACGATCCTGTTCCTTGTACGCAAGGGAAACCCCAAGGGCATCAAGGACTGGAATGACCTGGTGAAGGATGGTGTGCAAGTGGTCATTCCCAATCCCAAGACCTCAGGCAATGGCCGCTACAGTTACATCGGTGCCTGGGCATATGCCTTGAAGTCCGAGGGCGGCAATGAAGAGAAGGCGAAGGAATTCGTCGGCAAGCTCTTCAAGAATGTGCCGGTGCTGGACACGGGCGGTCGTGGCGCCACGACCACCTTTGCGCAGAATGGCATTGGTGACGTATTGCTGACCTTCGAGAATGAGGTGCACCTCACGCTCAAGGAACTCGGCGCGGACAAGTTCGACATTGTCGTGCCTTCCCTCAGCATCCTGGCCGAGGCGCCCGTGGCTGTGGTAGAGCAGGTAGCGAAGAAGAATGGCACGGATGAACTCGCCAAGGAGTACCTCTCGCATCTGTACAGCGACGAAGGGCAGGAGCTGGCGGCGAAGCACTACTACCGCCCGCGCAATGCCGACATCCTGAAGAAACACTCTGATCGCTTTCCCGAAGTGAAGCTGGTGACCATCGATGAGATTGCCGGCGGTTGGGCCAATGCCCTCAAGGTGCACTTCAAAGACGGTGGCGTCTTCGACCAGATTTACCAGCCCAGATAG
- a CDS encoding rhodanese-like domain-containing protein has product MKTISPNELSQRLTSDPGSVVIDVRTPVEYAEVHVPQAKLEPLDKLDPTGLAISGTAAKDKPVYILCRSGQRATKAAEKLAAEGFQQPIVVEGGTLAWIEEGLPVNRGQVKVISLERQVRIVAGSLVLVGVLLGWFVHPAFVWISGFVGAGLVFAGITDFCGMGLLLAKAPWNQRAPSSSSPQSAS; this is encoded by the coding sequence ATGAAGACCATTTCCCCCAACGAACTCAGTCAGCGACTCACATCCGACCCCGGCAGCGTCGTCATCGACGTGCGCACGCCCGTCGAATATGCCGAAGTGCATGTGCCCCAGGCAAAACTCGAACCGCTGGACAAGCTCGACCCCACCGGGCTGGCCATTTCCGGAACCGCCGCCAAGGACAAGCCCGTGTACATCTTGTGCCGTAGTGGTCAGCGTGCCACGAAGGCTGCGGAGAAGCTCGCGGCTGAAGGCTTCCAGCAACCCATCGTGGTGGAAGGCGGCACGCTCGCGTGGATTGAAGAGGGGCTGCCGGTGAATCGTGGTCAGGTGAAGGTCATCAGCCTGGAGCGCCAGGTGCGTATTGTCGCAGGTTCGTTGGTGCTCGTCGGGGTGCTGCTCGGGTGGTTTGTGCATCCCGCATTCGTGTGGATCTCCGGGTTCGTGGGTGCCGGCCTCGTATTCGCGGGCATTACGGACTTCTGTGGCATGGGCCTGCTCCTTGCCAAAGCGCCGTGGAATCAGCGCGCGCCTTCCAGTAGTTCCCCGCAATCCGCCAGTTAA
- the epsC gene encoding serine O-acetyltransferase EpsC, which yields MSASPKQTERINGRSLEDDAAAPWEALPYGQYVPALLDSYENVGGLNNSDSHNMPSKGAVGQICEELLQILFPGFHDDDALHHGLLVEVTSQRFSRVMLRLEDQVRKAVRIGDPKKPTGKTPPILRKFCQTLPGVRELLLTDVECAYDGDPSAVSREEIILSYPCIEAIAIQRCAHLLHKAGAPVVPRMMTEWAHSRTGIDIHPGASIGTHFFIDHGTGVVIGETCRIGNNVKIYHGVTLGARSIAKTETGQAVKGQKRHPNVEDNVTIYPNSTILGGETILGANSTIGANVFLMHSVPPNSLVIYEEKNLSILDKSQKRVKAAPEFSI from the coding sequence GTGAGTGCTTCTCCCAAACAAACGGAACGAATCAATGGCCGCAGCCTTGAAGATGATGCGGCCGCTCCTTGGGAAGCCCTCCCTTACGGACAGTATGTTCCAGCGCTGCTCGACTCGTATGAAAATGTCGGTGGCCTGAACAACAGCGATTCCCATAACATGCCCTCCAAGGGCGCGGTGGGCCAGATATGTGAGGAACTGCTGCAGATCCTCTTCCCCGGGTTCCATGATGACGATGCGCTGCACCACGGCCTGCTCGTGGAAGTGACCAGCCAGCGTTTCTCCCGTGTGATGCTGCGGTTGGAGGATCAAGTGCGCAAAGCCGTGCGCATCGGCGATCCGAAGAAACCCACGGGCAAGACGCCTCCCATTCTGCGCAAGTTCTGCCAGACGCTCCCGGGTGTGCGTGAACTGCTGCTCACGGATGTGGAATGCGCCTACGATGGCGATCCTTCCGCAGTGAGCCGCGAAGAGATTATCCTTTCGTATCCGTGCATCGAGGCCATCGCGATTCAGCGTTGCGCGCATCTCCTGCACAAGGCGGGTGCACCGGTGGTGCCACGCATGATGACGGAGTGGGCTCACTCACGCACGGGCATCGACATTCATCCCGGTGCCAGCATCGGCACGCACTTCTTCATCGACCACGGCACCGGTGTCGTGATTGGCGAGACCTGCCGCATTGGCAACAATGTGAAAATTTATCATGGCGTCACCCTCGGGGCGCGCAGCATAGCCAAGACAGAGACTGGTCAGGCGGTGAAGGGCCAGAAGCGGCATCCCAATGTGGAGGACAACGTCACCATCTATCCCAACTCCACCATCCTCGGTGGAGAGACCATCCTGGGAGCGAACTCCACCATCGGTGCGAACGTCTTCCTCATGCATAGCGTGCCGCCAAATTCACTCGTGATTTACGAGGAGAAAAATCTCAGTATTCTCGACAAGAGCCAGAAGCGCGTGAAAGCCGCTCCGGAATTTTCCATCTAA
- a CDS encoding autotransporter-associated beta strand repeat-containing protein, translating into MLDRFSQVWRHGLALLIGMMPVAVSAQTSGVWNVNGNNLTWSNSANWLSGGIASGIGATADFSQVNIPGARTVVLDAPFTVGTLIFADLDDTHAWTLGGTSTLTLEASSGTPEIRVGNRPLTVSAILAGTQGFRKTGAGTLALANAGITLTGGISLNEGVLSFTTGSLGTNTVTFGGNATLTWGASTTQDVSSQIVLGDGFTATLSTGANNVTLATALQTGVSGNAAVTKIGAGTLTLTAANTWTGLTRVNVGRLVLAGGNNRLAATSGVTIGQGTNSGVLQLGDANGAVNQTVISLASAGTGTANAVVGGNVAVSTLTVNVAGPASNSFTFAGFLGGAGANENNLALTKSGAGTLVINNAGNTFTGGVNIQAGTLEFGTGALAGNIVTFTGNGTLTWNGTNTQDVSSQIRLNNGVTASISAGGNTVTLATAFQVGTGNSVTKSGGGTFIITAANTWTNGTRVNNGRMILTGGDNRLSELGGISLGNGANNGVVQLGDLTSISNQTVTNLTIIGSGTGNAIVGGNAAFSTLTVNTDGVVAFAGTLGGVGANENQLALTKSGTGIFAIGGNNTFAGDVTINGGTLLVTKSTALGTGTKTVHIHSAVNTPSLQLDGSGGDIVLASGIRYVTSNDDTTNPAIVSKAGNNVISGNISPTTGGAGTGATRIRVETGTLTLEGNISPETNVAAASTVIFDGDGNGTVSGLIYDNGAHTLGIRKEGAGAWTLLSANSYSGATEVAGGRLNITTAKTGGGTISIGDGATLGVKLEAAGQTLTTSALTLGGASGGVLSLDFGTFSNPAVALITAPSLITHGLNILNVSGTGLGIGQFALIDYTGTIGGDGFSGLSLGILPARVTANLLNDTANTRVVLDITAFDVPKWTGAVNNQWDINDGSGSGTLNWREVNSGLATRYLQGSGGTDSVLFDDTAGVPLNVDLTTTLTPNTVTVTTSTNAFVFGGFGKLSGATQIIKNGTTKLTFAELGINDYTGTTTINGGSLQIGDGVTAFAGQLGTGDVFINNSAGLIFNRPDDITVANVISGSAASTITQQGAGKTTLSGNNTNFDGTISVAAGTLVVGTVNALGSQTGGTVIDLGATLEVNGNSLTENFQINGGTLRNTVGTGAILNGSVALSGGGIFHVDDSAVRLTITTAITGSGGLNKTGAGTLVLTGNNTYAGGTTISNGILQVGATGGALPSGDIHFAPGEFDTATLTILRADPITIANNITSSGLGVNAIIIGVNGAASPSSTVTFSGNNTFTGNVTVNGGTLKITNNSALGTGTKTVRVASNALPSLVLDGTAGNINLAAGITYQVSSDGSGSTAGGIVSVAGNNTINGVISMINGGGGNARISVQAGSTLTLAGGVDANGATGNRTLLIGGAGTGHITGVISDTGTNVVTVTKDGDGTWSLENQNTFTGVVNVNAGTLQFNNAAATGTAQALGQGTGVVNIGTATTVGTLDYIGLVDAILGRGITVGGVAGGVVKNSSSGGLLTLAGTVTKNGRPLTLTGGRITVTGQVTGATLSDLIVDASVVTLSNTNNNYNGTTHVRGGGTLKNGASEVLTDSTVVQLGEATNNTAGTYDLNGFNETISGLTGAGTGSRVVTNNGAADSTLTVAGSSTYNGVIQDGATNKVNLAKSTAGVFTLTGNNTYTGTTAITGGALQVGTGGTGVSQADAITRGTTGSGQTTVSGTGILAGTGFVKGGLTISGGSIHAGDTITTAGDQLGTLWIGGNVTFESGSLVLQVTSSDINVAALADSNSAGYSAALLALPTDSAAVLEGSIPTSAHDHLEISGTLDWATTGTRTVAIELAGATDILAGDVFNLIDWSAVLNAGTFNTGGALRAGGEVGADLLLPMLSSGLGWDTSLFAEHGILVVTQLSVVPEPSRMLLSLIAFGAMIMRRRRSNRPTAF; encoded by the coding sequence ATGCTCGACCGATTCTCTCAAGTCTGGCGGCATGGGCTCGCCTTGCTCATTGGCATGATGCCCGTGGCGGTGTCTGCACAGACCAGCGGCGTTTGGAATGTAAACGGGAACAACCTGACCTGGAGCAATTCCGCCAACTGGCTTAGCGGTGGTATCGCTTCAGGCATCGGGGCGACCGCGGACTTCAGCCAGGTCAATATTCCCGGAGCCCGCACCGTCGTTCTGGATGCGCCCTTCACCGTGGGAACCTTGATCTTCGCAGATCTCGACGACACCCATGCGTGGACCCTTGGAGGCACTTCGACACTGACCCTGGAGGCTTCTTCGGGTACTCCGGAGATCCGGGTGGGGAACCGTCCGCTGACCGTAAGCGCCATTCTCGCTGGCACGCAGGGCTTCAGGAAAACAGGCGCTGGCACCCTCGCTCTGGCGAATGCTGGAATCACACTCACAGGTGGCATCTCGCTCAACGAAGGAGTGCTGAGCTTCACCACGGGTTCACTGGGGACAAATACCGTGACCTTCGGTGGCAACGCCACTTTGACGTGGGGGGCAAGCACAACGCAGGATGTCTCGAGCCAGATCGTGCTTGGAGATGGCTTCACCGCCACCCTCAGTACCGGAGCCAACAACGTCACGCTCGCGACGGCGTTGCAGACGGGCGTGTCAGGGAATGCCGCCGTGACCAAGATCGGCGCAGGCACCTTGACGCTCACCGCAGCCAATACGTGGACAGGACTGACGCGTGTGAACGTGGGGCGGCTCGTGCTCGCCGGAGGCAACAACCGCCTGGCGGCAACATCCGGCGTCACCATTGGCCAAGGCACGAACAGTGGCGTGCTGCAGCTGGGTGATGCCAATGGCGCGGTGAATCAGACGGTGATCTCCCTCGCCTCGGCAGGCACGGGAACAGCGAATGCGGTAGTCGGCGGCAACGTGGCCGTGTCCACGCTGACCGTGAATGTCGCCGGACCTGCGAGCAACTCCTTCACCTTCGCGGGCTTCCTGGGTGGTGCCGGAGCGAATGAAAACAACCTCGCCCTCACGAAGTCCGGGGCAGGCACGCTTGTGATCAACAATGCTGGCAACACCTTCACGGGAGGGGTGAACATCCAGGCGGGCACCTTAGAATTCGGCACGGGAGCTCTCGCAGGCAACATCGTCACCTTCACTGGAAACGGGACGCTGACGTGGAACGGAACCAACACGCAGGACGTCTCTTCACAAATCCGCCTCAACAATGGGGTCACGGCCTCCATCAGCGCTGGCGGGAATACCGTAACCCTGGCCACCGCGTTTCAAGTCGGTACGGGAAATAGCGTAACGAAATCGGGTGGCGGCACCTTTATCATCACGGCAGCGAACACCTGGACCAACGGCACCCGCGTCAACAATGGCCGCATGATCCTGACGGGAGGTGACAACCGTCTCTCCGAACTCGGCGGGATCTCCCTGGGCAACGGGGCGAACAATGGGGTGGTCCAACTCGGTGACCTTACCAGCATCAGCAATCAGACGGTCACCAACCTGACTATCATCGGCAGCGGCACCGGCAATGCCATCGTGGGTGGGAATGCAGCCTTCTCCACGCTTACCGTGAATACCGATGGCGTCGTGGCCTTCGCTGGCACCCTGGGTGGAGTGGGTGCGAATGAGAACCAACTGGCGCTGACCAAGTCTGGCACGGGCATCTTCGCGATCGGTGGAAACAACACCTTCGCAGGAGATGTCACTATCAATGGAGGCACCCTGCTGGTCACCAAGTCCACGGCACTTGGAACTGGTACCAAGACCGTGCACATTCACTCCGCAGTGAACACACCGAGCCTGCAACTGGATGGCTCGGGCGGAGACATCGTGCTCGCTTCAGGCATACGCTATGTCACGAGCAACGATGATACGACCAATCCCGCGATCGTAAGCAAGGCAGGGAATAATGTCATTTCGGGGAACATCTCGCCCACGACCGGCGGAGCCGGCACGGGTGCCACACGCATTCGGGTGGAAACGGGAACGCTTACCCTGGAGGGGAATATCTCCCCTGAGACGAATGTCGCCGCAGCATCCACCGTCATCTTTGATGGCGACGGCAATGGCACGGTGAGTGGTCTCATCTACGACAATGGAGCCCACACCCTGGGCATACGGAAAGAAGGCGCAGGCGCATGGACGCTGCTCTCCGCCAACAGCTACAGCGGGGCAACCGAGGTGGCGGGAGGGCGACTCAACATCACCACCGCCAAGACGGGTGGCGGTACCATCTCCATCGGAGATGGCGCCACGTTGGGCGTGAAGCTTGAGGCTGCTGGACAGACTCTCACTACTTCGGCACTCACGCTGGGTGGCGCCAGCGGTGGCGTGCTGTCACTTGATTTCGGAACCTTCAGCAATCCCGCGGTCGCATTGATTACGGCTCCGTCACTCATCACGCACGGGCTAAATATCCTGAATGTGTCGGGCACAGGTCTCGGCATAGGTCAGTTTGCGCTGATTGACTACACCGGCACCATCGGAGGCGATGGCTTCTCCGGGCTGTCGCTGGGCATCCTGCCTGCGCGCGTGACGGCGAATCTGCTGAATGACACTGCCAACACCCGGGTGGTGCTGGACATCACCGCGTTTGATGTGCCGAAGTGGACCGGCGCGGTGAACAACCAGTGGGACATCAATGATGGCAGTGGCAGCGGCACGCTGAACTGGCGTGAGGTGAACAGCGGCCTGGCCACACGCTACCTTCAGGGCAGTGGCGGTACGGATAGCGTGCTCTTTGATGATACGGCAGGCGTGCCGCTCAATGTGGATCTCACCACCACCCTCACGCCGAACACGGTGACTGTGACTACCTCCACGAATGCCTTTGTCTTCGGTGGCTTTGGCAAGCTGAGCGGCGCCACGCAGATCATCAAAAATGGCACTACCAAGCTCACCTTTGCCGAATTGGGCATCAACGACTACACCGGCACCACCACCATCAACGGAGGCTCTCTACAAATTGGCGATGGCGTTACAGCATTCGCAGGACAGCTTGGAACGGGGGATGTGTTCATCAACAACAGCGCCGGGTTGATTTTCAATCGCCCGGATGACATCACCGTGGCCAATGTGATCAGCGGCAGCGCCGCCAGCACCATCACCCAGCAGGGGGCTGGAAAGACAACGCTGTCCGGCAACAACACGAACTTTGATGGAACCATCTCAGTCGCTGCCGGCACTCTTGTGGTAGGCACCGTCAATGCGCTCGGTTCCCAGACGGGCGGCACCGTTATCGACCTCGGTGCCACGCTGGAGGTGAACGGAAACTCCCTGACGGAGAATTTCCAAATCAATGGAGGCACCCTCCGTAACACCGTGGGAACGGGGGCCATCTTGAATGGCAGCGTTGCCCTGAGTGGTGGAGGGATCTTCCATGTGGATGATTCCGCCGTGCGTCTCACCATCACCACGGCCATCACCGGTTCGGGTGGGTTGAACAAGACCGGCGCGGGCACTCTTGTGCTTACAGGAAACAACACCTATGCCGGCGGCACGACCATCTCGAATGGTATCCTGCAGGTGGGAGCCACGGGTGGCGCCCTGCCGTCCGGTGACATTCACTTTGCACCGGGTGAGTTTGACACGGCCACACTCACGATTCTGCGCGCGGACCCGATTACCATTGCCAACAACATCACCAGCAGCGGGCTCGGTGTGAATGCCATCATCATTGGTGTGAATGGCGCCGCGTCACCAAGCAGCACCGTCACATTCTCCGGAAACAACACCTTCACGGGCAATGTCACTGTGAACGGAGGCACCTTGAAGATCACCAACAACAGCGCTCTGGGCACGGGAACGAAGACGGTGCGTGTGGCCTCGAACGCACTGCCAAGCCTGGTGCTGGATGGAACTGCGGGGAACATTAACTTGGCCGCGGGCATCACCTACCAGGTGAGCAGTGATGGCTCTGGATCCACGGCGGGCGGCATTGTGAGCGTTGCGGGGAACAACACCATCAATGGCGTCATATCCATGATCAACGGCGGCGGCGGCAATGCGCGCATCAGTGTGCAAGCCGGCAGCACCCTGACCCTGGCCGGCGGCGTGGATGCCAACGGGGCCACGGGCAACCGCACTCTCCTGATTGGTGGAGCCGGCACAGGTCACATCACCGGGGTCATTTCTGACACAGGCACCAACGTCGTGACGGTCACCAAGGATGGTGATGGTACCTGGTCCCTTGAGAATCAGAACACCTTCACTGGCGTGGTGAATGTGAATGCTGGCACTCTGCAGTTCAACAACGCCGCCGCCACCGGCACAGCCCAGGCGCTGGGGCAAGGAACGGGTGTGGTAAACATCGGCACTGCGACCACGGTGGGCACACTGGACTACATCGGCCTCGTGGATGCGATCCTGGGACGCGGCATCACCGTCGGTGGTGTAGCTGGCGGCGTGGTGAAGAACAGCAGCAGCGGTGGCTTGCTCACGCTCGCTGGAACGGTGACAAAGAATGGGCGCCCTCTCACGCTGACGGGTGGGCGCATCACGGTTACCGGACAGGTCACGGGGGCCACGCTTTCGGATCTGATTGTGGATGCCTCCGTGGTGACCTTGAGCAACACGAACAACAACTACAACGGCACCACGCATGTGCGTGGGGGCGGCACGCTGAAGAATGGCGCCTCCGAAGTCCTCACGGACAGCACCGTGGTGCAACTCGGTGAAGCCACCAACAACACGGCAGGCACCTACGACCTGAATGGCTTCAATGAGACCATCTCCGGTCTCACTGGGGCTGGCACCGGATCCAGGGTGGTCACCAATAATGGCGCTGCGGACAGCACGCTCACTGTGGCGGGCAGCAGCACCTACAATGGTGTGATACAAGATGGTGCCACGAACAAGGTGAACCTCGCCAAGTCCACCGCGGGTGTCTTCACTCTCACGGGCAACAACACCTACACCGGCACCACGGCCATCACTGGAGGCGCCTTGCAGGTGGGCACCGGAGGCACTGGAGTTTCACAAGCAGACGCAATCACCCGCGGTACCACGGGAAGCGGGCAAACGACCGTCAGCGGTACCGGCATTCTTGCAGGCACAGGATTCGTAAAAGGTGGACTGACCATCTCCGGAGGAAGCATCCATGCCGGGGACACCATCACCACGGCGGGTGACCAACTGGGAACACTGTGGATTGGAGGCAATGTCACGTTTGAATCGGGTTCCCTGGTGCTTCAGGTCACTTCATCAGATATCAATGTGGCGGCGCTCGCGGATTCCAACTCCGCAGGTTACAGCGCAGCGCTGCTGGCTCTGCCTACCGACTCGGCAGCAGTACTGGAAGGTTCTATTCCTACCTCAGCGCATGACCACTTGGAGATCAGCGGCACGCTTGATTGGGCGACGACAGGCACTCGCACGGTCGCCATTGAGCTGGCTGGCGCGACGGACATCCTTGCGGGTGATGTCTTCAATCTCATCGACTGGAGCGCCGTGCTGAATGCTGGCACCTTCAATACAGGCGGCGCCTTGCGCGCAGGCGGTGAAGTGGGTGCAGACCTCCTCCTTCCCATGCTTTCCAGCGGCTTGGGTTGGGACACCTCGCTCTTCGCTGAGCATGGCATCCTGGTGGTCACGCAGCTCTCCGTGGTGCCCGAGCCTTCCCGCATGCTGCTGAGCCTGATTGCCTTCGGAGCGATGATCATGCGCCGCAGGAGAAGCAATCGCCCCACCGCATTTTGA